In Ostrea edulis chromosome 10, xbOstEdul1.1, whole genome shotgun sequence, one genomic interval encodes:
- the LOC130050725 gene encoding uncharacterized protein LOC130050725 — MVGNYEAGPSPPSPRPSTTITPTPLPHHLAHHAPLLPSLPLPSPTTNNTPLYHHHSPSPPLHHHHHHHTPLPPSLPLPSPPPPPPPHPSTTITPPPLPHHHHHHTPLPPSLPLPSPTTNNTPLYHHHSPSPPPPPPPHPSTTITPPPLPHHHQRAPLPPSLPLPSPTTTNAPLYHHHSPSPPPPPPTRPSTTITPPPLPYHHQRAPLPPSLPLPSPTTTTTTPLYHHHSPSPPPPPPPPHPSTTITPPPLPSTTTTTTPLYHHHSPSPPLPPTTRPSTTITPPPLPSTTTTTTPLYHHHSPSPPLHHHHHHHTPLPPSLPLPSPTTTTMPLYHHHSPSPSLHHHHHHTPLPPSLPLPSPTTNNTPLYHHHSPSPPPPPPTRPSTTITPPPPPPPTRPSTTITPPPLPYHQQHAPSPNTHSM, encoded by the coding sequence ATGGTGGGGAATTATGAAGCGGGCCCCTCCCCTCCATCACCACGCCCCTCTACCACCATCACTCCCACTCCCCTCCCCCACCACCTGGCCCACCATGCCCCTCTACTACCATCactccccctcccctcccccacCACCAACAACACGCCCCTCTACCACCATCactccccctcccctcccctccaccaccaccaccaccaccacacccCTCTACCACCATCactccccctcccctcccctccaccaccaccaccaccacacccCTCTACCACCATCactccccctcccctcccccaccaccaccaccaccacacccCTCTACCACCATCactccccctcccctcccctacCACCAACAACACGCCCCTCTACCACCATCactccccctcccctcccccaccaccaccaccacacccCTCTACCACCATCactccccctcccctcccccaccaccaccaacgCGCCCCTCTACCACCATCactccccctcccctcccctacCACCACCAATGCGCCCCTCTACCACCATCactccccctcccctcccccaccaccaccaacgCGCCCCTCTACCACCATCactccccctcccctcccctacCACCACCAACGCGCCCCTCTACCACCATCactccccctcccctcccccaccaccaccaccaccacacccCTCTACCACCATCactccccctcccctcccccaccaccaccaccaccacacccCTCTACCACCATCACTCCCCCTCCCCTTCcctccaccaccaccaccaccacacccCTCTACCACCATCactccccctcccctcccctacCACCAACAACACGCCCCTCTACCACCATCACTCCCCCTCCCCTTCcctccaccaccaccaccaccacacccCTCTACCACCATCactccccctcccctcccctccaccaccaccaccaccaccacacccCTCTACCACCATCactccccctcccctcccccaccaccaccaccatgcCCCTCTACCACCATCACTCCCCCTCCCCTTCcctccaccaccaccaccaccacacccCTCTACCACCATCactccccctcccctcccctacCACCAACAACACGCCCCTCTACCACCATCactccccctcccctcccccaccaccaccaacacGCCCCTCTACCACCATCACTCCCCctcccccaccaccaccaacacGCCCCTCTACCACCATCactccccctcccctcccctacCACCAACAACACGCCCCCTCCCCAAACACACACTCCATgtga